A portion of the Haliaeetus albicilla chromosome 5, bHalAlb1.1, whole genome shotgun sequence genome contains these proteins:
- the FCF1 gene encoding rRNA-processing protein FCF1 homolog, which produces MGKQKKARKYAVMKRMISLRDQRINEKDRAKAPVKKKEDPSAIKEREVPQHPSCLFFQYNTQLGPPYHILVDTNFINFSIKAKLDLVQSMMDCLYAKCIPCITDCVMGEIEKLGQKYRVALRIAKDPRFERLPCMHKGTYADDCLVQRVTQHKCYIVATVDKELKRRIRKIPGVPIMYISRHRYNIERMPDDYGAPRF; this is translated from the exons ATG GGGAAGCAGAAGAAGGCGAGGAAGTACGCGGTCATGAAGCGCATGATCAGCCTCCGGGACCAGCGCAT TAACGAGAAGGACCGGGCGAAAGCCCCcgtgaagaagaaagaggacCCGAGTGCCATTAAGGAGCGGGAGGT cccccagcatcccTCTTGCTTGTTCTTCCAGTATAATACACAGTTGGGCCCCCCTTATCACATCCTGGTTGACACTAACTTCATCAACTTCTCCATCAAGGCCAAGCTGGACCTAGTACAGTCAATGATGGACTGTCTCTATGCCAAGT GTATTCCATGTATCACAGATTGTGTAATGGGTGAAATTGAAAAGTTAGGACAGAAGTACCGTGTGGCGTTAAG AATTGCCAAGGACCCTCGTTTTGAACGCTTGCCATGTATGCACAAAGGAACCTATGCAGATGACTGCTTGGTACAGAGGGTCACTCAg CACAAATGTTACATTGTGGCCACAGTGGATAAAGAGCTCAAGCGGAGAATACGAAAAATCCCAGGAGTGCCTATAATGTATATTTCCAGGCACAG atACAATATTGAGAGGATGCCAGATGATTACGGAGCTCCTCGATTCTAA